Part of the Choloepus didactylus isolate mChoDid1 chromosome 27, mChoDid1.pri, whole genome shotgun sequence genome is shown below.
gcggcgttctcgtcttgttagccgtttggctgctggtggcgggtcggattgcttttcccgggatccagattggttgtgctgcattattttgcaggcgaggagaaggggagctggagaggcgtctgggcgagcgggtggtttcactggaccgctgcgtggagaggacttttaattccaggggccccacgttgggcgccagttgcggtcgcagttgattcgtttgggggagggtggcggccggttgctaaatcctaggctcccaggattgctccgagggtaccggcggcgggggctctttcccggaggcgagggcgaggcgggggacttggccaggtccccggcgggaggcgtgcaagtatggagggcggcgagaaaggaacaggcgggacacgtttcttttaggatgatgaaaagcaagagagagagagctttattgggggagagtacaagcttatatgaggcggtttagagggcggggtagctgtaagggttaaaggcttggattggttctgagagggcgcggaggttgattgaaaaggggcgagagttgctcccgtaacggtgtccggcaacaatgtatgcgcaccggtggtgatgggagttgcgctggcaacggggagtgtccgggcaagataagggggtggggaaaaggcggttccctccggcaagcctctcctaacatttggtatattttgggtgaggaaatggggcctgcctccggcctcactttcccaggcccggggggctgtggagggcgcactcacccgtacccactaccctccccaggggtggccgatcccctggcccaggcccgccaagtcgaagcacgtaatcagtgtcccgcatttcccccttcttttctaattagaggaagaagcttaccggagagatccgccaagggatgagggaaaggggaggtgggggaagggataggggtagatggtagtcgaagcacgtaatcagtgtcccgcactttaccttatttatttatttatttatttacttctatCACTGTGGTTAATGTTTCTGATAAAGGGGTTATATTAGAATCATTATATCTTTTAGAACTCTTTGAATATTGATCAATGCATGAGCCCCACCACTTGGTAGACTCTGGGAACCTTCCTTTTCACATGCACCATCTTAAGTATATAGTCTTGTTTAAACTAAAACAACCCCGTTCTTGCCACTAAAAGATAGTTCGAAACTATCTTTACTCTTCAGTATGAACCCAACTTTTTTAAGGAAACACATGATGAACCTATTTTAAATTGGGATTTTATTTGTCCAATGctcactttttttccctttaaaaaaatgggcagtCTTATTTCCAACATCCCTATTGCATGCATATAGACAGTTATTGTCCTTTATATTATTTGTCTTGGAAATAGCTGTATTTTTCTATTGATTGTCATTAAAGTAGCAAAcaaatgcttattatttttaactcATCCTTTTGAAGTTGCTGAAATTGTAAAgccattattttctttgtcttttaagttTTATCCTGTTCTAGAGTTCTTTCAATAGGTGACATTGCCCCTTCATGTCTTTCAGTAAAAGATGGAAGACCTAGATGAGCACCAAAGATCTGAGAAAATCATTTCTTATAATCCCAGATGaattcatcctttttttcttcataagATTGGATTCTTGACCAatcaggtttttctttttgttttgttttgttttattttaggaaaaaccTCTGTATGGCATTTAATAAGTCCTTAGCGATTTTGGTGGGCTTTCAGGAAATGTCCCTACTTGTAACATTTGTAGGATCCCTTATAGCATCTTTTGGCTTTTACCATTTAGCTGATTCAATCCACTCTTTGTTCTCTCACCCAGACTGAAACCATTAATAAATAGATAAAGATCAGGCAATCATGGAGAATGAGCTccaattagaattttaaataccACATTTAAATGTTTGGATCCATTTTCAGATTGGGAAATTCCTTATCATTTGCCCTGAGCTATGCTGTGGATCATGGGTAAAATTACTGAGGTTCTATTCTGGCAGTCTCAGAAGGTCTGTTGCTGTGTTTTGTTTGAACCTTCTTGGAAGGCGTTTCTAACCATATAGTCCAGTGCCTTTTACTGCAGGGCCCTCTAGCTCATGCATTCCCACCCTTCTCCCAACCACCCTTCATTGCCTCCTGCCATATTGCTCTCCTGCTTTCCTGGGTCCATTTCTGCCTCaaactccatctccccttcttTCCCTCAGTCTTTGCCTTGAACCATTCACTATACCCAGGACCTGCCGACCCCACCTATTATCTGCTTTCCCTCTTGTGTTCTTTAATATCTCACATACCTGAAGGACCTTGTGCCTTTTACGTACCCTGCCCTATACATTCCTTCTTCAGTTAACTCCACATGATCATTATCCCTTTCGTTCCACTTGGACCTCCAGAATCCAATATTCCCCTACCATTAAATTCCTTGcacatattttctctttgttcccaTAAACTGTGCACTTTAACCTGTCTGCATCTTTAACCACACTAGGCCTTTTAACCCCGggtcctctttctctccctgaatTATCTATGCCCCCCACACCATCAATCTCTAATCTCTCATCTTATTCCTATGGACCCTATTCCTGTGCCCTCATTTTTATGCCACCCTATCCCACATGCTCACACTGTCACTCCCTCAACACTTGATCTTTTCTGCTATGTGCCTAGACAGAAAATGTTCTTGCACAGTGCTTGTAAGTGTGACAGTGAACTTAAGGCCCTTTTGGGTTGTTACAAAGTTGGAAGGAGTATAAAGGGTTTAAAAGGACCTTTTATGGCATCTATAAATCTGCAGATACCACTATGCTGTCAAAAATGGACACATGGTcaacatatatatgcacacacttACGGTGTGAGTATGACTGTATGAATGTGGTTAGGACTGTATGAATTTGTGTCAGTGTATGCTACAGTGAGTGTGTATGAATGTCAGTGTATTTTGGTGAGTGTATGGAAGTGTGAGAAATGGCTAGTGTATATGAGTGTGTACATCTGTAGGTATGTTACTGTATGTGGATATATGGTTGGCCATGGACACACAGGTTTGTTTGCATCTGTGTGTAAATGGTTTATTGTGTGTATAGTGTGTGTGTCTTTGGGTGTTTGCACATGAACTAGGGCTTGTCCAGCATTATGGATCTAATCCCTGACTAGGGTATTGGGGGCATTAGATGGAAGACCTGAATCAaatagtgggtttttttttctgtagaaaaaaacaaaggactATTTGAActcatattttaatgttcttaaaGTTACAGAGAAAGTGATTGTTCTTTACTGACAGTTaagcaaatgtgtgtgtgtatatagaggACTGCAGTCACTGTTAAGTCTCCTTGGATTGAGTAAGGAGCATTGTCTTATCTGATAGTTAAGAACAGTTATAGAATCTGCCTGTTAAACCATCTGATCTTGATGCTCTTGCTCTTGAGTGATTCATAAGCTTCTGACATTTAAGGATATTGTTCTGTTAAGACTTCTGATCACTACTGGGGAAGCCAATAATGGGAATGGCTGTTTTCCAACAAAATTGTGTAAATGAGTCAAAATTAATTGGCATTGAGCTCTTCAGATGGGTTCCATGGTTCCAAATGTGAATTACTGGCACCATGTTATTCCTTGTACTTGTATCACTTTAAAAATCCGTCTCATTTCTTTTGCCTGATTCCGTTTCTCTGATCATAAGTTAAATGATGGTGAAGCTCAGTGGAATGAAAATTTGGAAAGAGCTCTACTTTGTGTGGAAGGACTTTCAGGGAAGCAGAGCATCCAGTGAGATGCACCTACCTCACTGCCAGTCCCTCACATCCAGACCTCAGCATTACTTGCTCCCTCCACTAAGACCCTGTCTGCTGCCAGGGTTCACAGAACAGAAAGAGCCTCTGCCAAAGCCTCCAATGTCTCTATGGAGGTGCTAAGTAGGAGCTTGTAATTATATTCTGGTAATTAGCAACTGGGAGAAAGTTTTTTGGAAGTATATTCTCAGCTCCCCAAGCCTTCATTCTCATTTCTGCTTCAGGTGAAATGATAATTGCAGTTCTGTGGGGAGGTGAGGTCACAGAGTCACAAGCCCTTATCTCGGGGTCAAGCTGCTCCCTCTGACACTTGCTGGCCATCATGACTGTCACACTGAGCCCACTGTCCTGACAGCAGAAAGGAGTAGGgtgagtatttttttttgtttcagtccAAGAGTTTGTAGAGAAAGGAGGCATATGAGGATTCTGTGTAAGGTATCACACTGGAAAAAAGGGAATCTTCTGGGGTTGAAACTCATCCAGGGCTAAAGTCACACAGGATGGAGTAATCATTCCTGATTCCTGGGCTGAGCTGGTGTAGCGACACAGGGGGTCCAAACCTTGTCACCGTCCCTGATGGCTCCTAGTGAGTTTCAGTGTCATCCTCAGTTATAGTGATTTCTGGTGTGTAATCTGAGTGATAAGAAAACCAGATTTTCTAGATGCTTAAAGGCAGTAGTTCTGAAATGTATCTACTGGTCTGCCAACCTCACAGCAATCAGAGACAAAATTCAGGATCACTGGAGGTGTGCATGTAACACcatgcttaaaataaaatatcagatcaATCTGCAAGCATCATTTAATCCTGTGTAGAAACAGCGTATGTGAATGGCAACAGCTGGGTTGGAAATGTTTTCTCTGAGTGTATGAACTGCTTTTTGAAGACTGTAATTGTGTCTCTACTGAAAATGTAAGTGGTCTGTTGATTATGTTGAGAGAGTTTTCCCTCTTGAATTAGGGAAGCAGCATTTAAGGAAAAGGTAACTATATAAGTATGGGCTTTAGAAAGCTGCCATCATGCTCAAATCTATCTTATGgtatttctaatatattaaaatattcttatgtTATTCCAAAAATAtaccatttcagtttttaaaatgcacaagattgcatgccagggagatttcatttaccatatgtgttttatatttttaataatgttctCATCTCATTGCCAGTAGTTTTACTTCACTCATGTATTAATTAATTGATGAGTATATGAACTGCAGAGTAATGATTTGGTTTCCAGCCTAcactatttattttttacatattaGTGTTTCACATCCTGTAGTTTACAGTGCCATAGGAGATTGTTGAATAATTCCCGAGGTAGGCACTGTCACATGTGTGTTCCTGGCATAAAAACAAATGAGTTTTCTGTTGCCATCCTAATATTGAGCCAGTCTTGCTTTCCTTAAATCCAGCTTGGTTATGGGGAAGGTTCCTGTAGTATTTTACTGCAACTGGTGTATCAACATTATATGATCCTTTAAAAGtttattcatatttaatattGCCCCTGGATTACATTTTTACACATTACTGGAAAATTGCTACCACCAAAATGGGTCAATGATATCACCAGTTTAAAATCAAATTACACGGTGTTAAAACAAAACTGAATCTATATCTGGAAACTGCAAACACACAGCTAACTAGTTTTGTGAGTAGAGCATGCTGGTTAACTGCCAAGCCAGGTTCAAGTCTCCACTCTGCCCCTAACCAGCATGTGAATGTAGACAAACCTCCCTGTGCCTAAGTGCTCCTTGTGTTTATAAGAAAAACAGTAGTAGTGGCCACCTCATAGATTTGTGAAGCATAGAGAAGTTACCACATACAGAGTCTTCATAGCGgtgattcattcattaaaaacacACTTTAAATGCTGCACATTCATCTATCAGCAAACTCAATAAAAcacacactttaaatatttcttagtgAATACTAATGGTAAATGGAAAAGACTGGGTTTCAGTTGACATGTGGCCCACATCTCCTATTCCCATGCAGAATCTTCTGGCTCTGAAGAGAAAACGTCAGTGCCTGGGAACTGGCAGAATGTCCTCCAGAGATTTGGCAACAGGCTTGGTCATCTTATCCCAGACTGTAGTTGGGGTGCTGGggaatttctctcttctttaccATCATATCTTCCTTTATGTCACCGGGTTCAGGTTAAGGTCCATAGATTTGATTCTCAATAACCTGAATGTAGCCAACTCCTTGTCCATCCTCACTATTGGAGTCCCCAGGACAATGGCAGCATTTGGGTTGAAAGATTTCCTCAATGATATTGGATGCAAACTCCTTTTGTACTTTCGCAGTATTGGCAGGGGTGTGTGCATTAGCAGCACCTGCCTCTTGAGTATCTTCCAGGCCATCACCATCAGCCCCAATAACTCCAGGTGGGCAGAGATTAAAATGAAAGCTCCCAATTACATCGGCTTCACCATATCTCTGTGCTGGCTCCTCTACATGCTGGTAAATATCATTTATCCTGTGTTTGTGACTGGCAATTGGAGAAATGATACCATCATAAAGAGAAAAGATTTAGGCTACTGTTCTGCTAAATATCACGACAGAAGTGCAGATTCACTCTATGCTGCATTGTTATCATTCCCTGATGCTCTGTGTTTGGGGCTCATGCTCTGGGCCAGCGGCTCCATGGTTTCCATCCTGTACAGGCACAAGCAGCGGGTCCaacacatccacaggaccagccTCTCCCCCAGGTCCTCCCCTGAGTCCAGAGCTACACAAACCATCCTTTTACTAGTGAGCACCTTTGTATCCTTTTACACTCTCTCCTCCATCCTTCAGGTTTGTATTGCTCTTTTTGATAATCCCGGTTTGTTGCTGCTGCAGATAGATGCAGTATTTTCTCTGTGTTTCCCAACTGTCAGCCCCTTCGTTCTCATGGGCCGTGATTCCAGTTTATCTGGGGTCAGCTTTTCCTgcagaaggaataaaaattcCCCTAACTCCATCAGACATATGTAAATGGTATTTCTTTGCACAGCATTGCTTTGCTTCTTCTTTTGGCCATCACAGAATTGTAAGCACAATTATGAAGCTATATTACAAGAGAGTGGTAGTGAATacacaatatatattttctgtatgtATGATGCATGCATATGTCTTTGTATTTATGTGTCAATttgtgtatgaatatatatatgtatatacacctACATTCATACACAtattgtgtttgttttctatCAAGgagtaatatttaaaaattgtatactAGGCATTGTAATTACAATGAAAAAATGCATTAatgttaaagtctattttatctgatttatatctatgtatctatttattatatatttatataatcattAGTTGATTAATTGTTTAAACTTATCctaaatatcttttcatttttcttctttaatctttatgttttttccatctctcttgaAAAAATATCCAATTGAATGCAGTCAAACAATAATTTACTGTAACTGGAGAATCTAGGCTGTTAATAATGGATATATTTGGAATTAAATTTATCAAATGATTGTCTCTCTTCATAAcccttcttctattttcttattttgtatatcttcttctctgttaatttttaaaataatcctaCATTTTACCCTTCTTCTTTCTAAGTTCTACATAGGATCTTTCAGTTTTTAACCTAGAAATTACAGTCTACAGCTTAAAAGTAATCTCAGtgttctgatttgttaatgtcgCCATTAgtcaaaaaaccagaaatggattggcttttataaagggggtttatttggttacaaagttgcagtctgaaagccataaagtgtccaaatgaaggcatcagcgcacgtataccttcaccaaaaaaggccaatggcatccagaaaaccactGTGAGCTGAGAAGGCactggctggcatttgctgatcccaggttgtgttccagctccactctcagctcctgtgcatccttcaaaatgtctctcttggctgcactacctccttctgtctgtgaatagTTTTGTAGGACCCCAGTGATTCATTTAAGTCCCACCCTGAACGGGttgggtaatacctccatggaaattatccaatcaaaggtctcacccacagttgattgagtctcatcttcatggaaatactcaatgaaaggattccaacctaatcaacactaatatgtcagccctcacaagattgcatcaaagaacatggcattttgggggacctaatacattcaaaccaacacacacgGTATCAGTTACTTAATACCTTTAACTTCTCCTTGACAATATAAGGACAATAACACGACACTAAGCTATATACTTTTTCTCAACTTAACAAGAAGTTatgatgttttgaaaatatttaaggcACATTCCTAAGTCATAAGTGTATAGCTTGTTGAAATTTATAAAACTGAACACTTTGAGTATGAAGCTTCTAGATTAGAAACCAGAATATTTTATAAAGCTCATAGATTAAAAACCAGAATATTGCATGAAAACCCTATGCAGAAAAAACAGAATTCCCATCTTCTGGGAATTCTTTCACTTCCTGCTCTTTCAGTGATTATAAACCGAGTAGAACCACACCGCTAAAGTTAGTTTACTAGGCAGAAATTTTCTGTGGGCCTTTTTGTTTGGAGgatttattattcccattttaaagggTAATTTACACCCTATTGGCAGAAAATGTACCACAGGTgatgcatgttcttttttttcgTATCTTGTACCAACTTCTGTTCCTGTGTTTCAAGAACTTTTATATAACCAATAGCCTTGGGGGATGTCAGTAGTGTCTCTGATCATAGGACAAGTTAATTTCCTGACCAGCATCCTAAAGGTCATGCCCCCCTCTGAGGGAAGGTTTGCTTGTTACTCCATTTATGGGATCGGGGTCCCTTAACCTTGAGTTTCCTCAGCTGTGATGATTCCTCTGCCCACACAGCATCTTCTAAATTTGAATAATGGGAAAAGAGGGAAATAGTTATAACTGTGAAACACTGGCTCAGGTAACTCGACCTCCCCCATGTTGTCCCTGTAGCCctgggaggtgtgtgtgtgtgtggagatcAACTTCCAGCTGAGACTAACCTCTGCATTGCCTCAACATTCCCAGGGAGTGAAATACCCAGAGTggattccttttcttctttggaCCTTGACAACCAGAAAGGTACATAAAATAAGTCTGTCTTAAGAATAATGGTATCTTAAATTTAATGAATTAGGATATGTAAAAATTCTGCTAAGAAGAGCCTGTTTACGTTTGagtaaacattatgctaaatgtcCTTTTCCTATAGAATTTGATGTAATTATGGAACAGGCTTTGTTCAAGCATGGTTTAGTGAGAGATAATTTTCATTATGTTAAATTCATACACTTTAGGTGttcagttctatgaattttgatAAATGTAATTACTCACGTAACTACCACCAATATCTAGGTAATAGAGGTTTTTCGGTACTCCAAAGATTTCTCTTCCCTTTAAAATCAATATCCTCCCCTCACATCACAGCCTGGGAAACTTTAATaggatttttttctccatgtctttatatttttcagaatatcatatgttctagtttgctaatgctgccttttagcaaaacaccagaaatggattggcttttataaagggcttttatatggttacaaagttagtcttaaggctgtaaagtttCCAACAACAGGGTACTGTCACTGAAGGATggcattggtgtccagaaaatctctgttagcttggaaggcacttgctggtgtctgcttgttcccagatTTCGTTTCTAGATGgcactcttcaaagtgttgctcttggggcattttgtcctttcttagtttcAGTTGCTATGTGTCTGGGTCTATGTGGCTGCTTTGAAAGTACCCAGTGAtccaatgaagacccaccctgaatgggtggggaaacacctccatggaaattatccaatcaaatgtatcacccacaattgattgagtcgcatctccatggaaacactgaatcaataggtttcaacctaatcaacactaatacacctgcctccacaagattgcatcaaagatagtgatattttgggggccatagtacattcaaaccagcatatcaTATAAATAGACTCGTATAGTATATAgcattttgaagtatttttctttcacttagcataattccTTTAATACTCACTCATGTTATTGCACATGTCAttagtttatttttgttgctgagtatgaattcattgtatggatacatcACTCAGTTTAGACATCTATCAAGgttgaattcatttgtaaacTTGGCTAGaatatggtgtccagttgtttggtcaagcaagcaccagcTGTATTAACACTGTGAGAGTTTAGATGCATTTACaccattagtcagttgattgcatctaccaCTGATTATGTCTACAATCAGAGaagaggggagtctcctcatccaatcacttGGAAAACTTAAAgcgagaactgaggatttcagaagtcagaaagaagagttTCTATCTCTACATGAAGAAGTCAGGGTCTCCTGGTGAAATTAACATCACTGTGGTGTTTCCAGCTctcagcctgccctacagaattcagactcgTTAATCCCCATGGTGGTATCAGCCAATTTCTGtaacaaatctcttaatattttcacacacatatatctatatatctctctGCATAACCCTGACTCTCCTGACTAATACATCATCAGTCAATAGATAGATATTTGAGTTTTCTCCAGCTTTGGAACCTATACTATATAATGACGTAAGTATTCAATATATGTATTTTCTGGGTGGataaattcctttttattattaagtaTAAATATTAAAGATATGCTAACAATTGGTATCTTTTGCAATTGTTTACTCTGTAGATTAGATTCCATTTAAAATCAGGTCacagagttttaaaaacaccttacatggtataaaaacaaaacatttgaggCCCACTGATATATCAGAAAACCCAGAATTCTTGCATGAGAAAAAGTTGTAGCTTCAAACACCTGCCAAGATCATAGGAGGGTAGCACTATTGCACCAGTAGACTCATATGAAATTTCTGGATCTCCTCTTACTTGATTTTTACTCAGTGACCTTTGAAGAGACAGACACCTTGGATTAATTAGGAGAGAAACAAGGAAATGGGCTGTATAAACTCCCCAGCAGCAGGATTCAGATTGGGGTCAGGAGTAATGCAAATATGTGGCATGAGCATATTAATTACTGTCTGCATtgctttatagatgaggaaattaatgATACTCTGGAGatttttatcccattttaaaTTAAAGTGGAATTTGAAAGGGCAAAGGCATCAAAATACTTTCTCAATGTACCTATAAATTCTCGTTACCCAATATAAGGATATCCTTGAAAGTATGCAAAGGTATAATACATGATAAATCTAAATACGTGCAAATAAGgaatggagggaaggagagaatgaaACCAGTGGTACTGGATTAGAGCCCAGAGACATCGGGATGAGTGCATATACACCTACAgatgcatagatccagaaataattATACAAATGGTTGTAAATGCGTATTTCCCAGCTCTGTCTGCTTAGGGGCCTAATTTAGAACCTAGAACTTCTTTCTGATTCCATTGTCTAATCAAAGgctttttggagaaatggatgATTCTATGTCTGGAGCAGGTAAAGttcaagatgagcctggaccatCTTGTagtgccaaaaataaataaattgctaaAGATAAACTGAAGATCAGGGATATATCAAAGGCCCCGGTTCCAATGTGAAGGAATTCCCAAGGACAAGcaggaaaaatttgagcaataaaataaatagtacTGTCTTAGTTTATAAtgcaaattataaaatgaatatagaTAAGGCCATGGAAGATGACCTGACGAATGAATAAGGATAACTCCTAGGGAGACATTCTAATATAATAAATACTGAATTATCAGAAGTGGTTTGGTGTATCTGCAAGGAAATAATGATTTATACAAGAATCATGGatgaaaacaaatttaattttatccTACCTTATATGAATTTTGTACATAACTGTCACATGCATCAAGGGCCAAGTATGacattggaaaaaatgaaaacattccatgAAAAATTAGACATCAAATTTTAGGATTATGacaaagagaatattctttcagaagtaataaaatacaaagaattcaAAGATTAAAACTCTGATACTGTGAAAGCTAGTAAATGCTGTCTGAAAATATACCTTAAGGACACtacaaaaaatggaagaaaacatttccaaTGTATTGCCCAGGAAGAAATTGTATTGGGaatagataaaaaataatttcctgcCACCCATAAATGAAAGTGATAGCTGAAAAATATGCTTGTTAAAAATTCCTTCACTTAAGCAGCTCTGGATCTTCTAATAGTCTAGGTGAGCTGGTTTTCTATTAATACAATCATAGCAGTCTGCTAAGAAGTTTCCATGCTCAAATCCATTCCCTGGGGTCCCTGCAGCATCCTTCTGCTGGTCCTGGTTCAGCATCTTcctggttagggttagggttagggcaaAGGTTAGGTCAAGCTACTACTGACCCTGGAATATTAACAGGGTATTAAttactagattaacatttgaacaattacatcttgctcttttatGAGACAAAGAGCCTCTCACCTTCTGTCTGCTTCCCGTTTCaccttttaaagtaaaattttaaggtcaatttaccctttttctctttactggcttacaaagacaataggttaaacattagctccctaggtcatgcagactgctgtgcaccaaggcCCATAGGCCTGGTTTGCTCAGGCCAGGAGATGTcacaatgtacaaatatgttttttcatgatggagaacaaatggatgtcaaccttgcaaggtgctaaaaatagggagttactggggggaaaatacaatcaatgtaaactattgactataattaacaaaacatgctattatgcttccttcaatgtaaaaaaggcaatataccaaggctaaatgcatataagaggcgggggggggcataggggagggatctgggactcttggcattggtaatgtctgacactttattctactttaatttaatgctatctttcctttcattgtttcctaggtctcatgtttttttttctctttgttttcctttttcttttgtctgtctgccttctttgactcttcctcctgctttgtggaagtgGTGGAggtatccttatatagatagcggtgagGGTGGTgaaacataaatatgtgaccatacagggaaccatcgattgtttagttaggatggaatgtatggtgtgtgaacaaaacagtttttaaaaaaatgggttgatgaagaaacctttagGGCACTATACTGCGTGAAATAAGTCATAaatgtaaggacaaatattgcagggtctcagtgatatgaactaattataatatgtaaactcatagacatgaaatataagttaccaggatatagaatgaggctaaaaaatggggagtgattgcttattatgagcagaatgttcaactaggttgaacttaaatgtctggaaatgaacagaggtgatggtagcatgttgtgagaataacaaacagtgctgcatggtgtgtgaatggggtggaaaggagaagctcagagtcatgtatgtcacaagaaggaaagttggaggttaaaagatgggaatgtataagacAGTGAAACTTGTGGTAGGCAATATCCGtgattaactgaacaaatattagaaatctctttcatgaaacagaacaaatgtatgacactaaaactagaagttaataatagagaggaatatagggaaaatatacctattgcaaactatatactacagttagtagtgttttaatattctttcataaaccgtaacaaatgtactataccagtactatgagtcGACAATTGAGGGAGGGGTGgttaaggatatgggaggatttgagtttcctgttttggtctttatttcttttctggagtaatgaaaatgttctaaaaattgaaaaaaatataat
Proteins encoded:
- the LOC119521310 gene encoding vomeronasal type-1 receptor 4-like yields the protein MSSRDLATGLVILSQTVVGVLGNFSLLYHHIFLYVTGFRLRSIDLILNNLNVANSLSILTIGVPRTMAAFGLKDFLNDIGCKLLLYFRSIGRGVCISSTCLLSIFQAITISPNNSRWAEIKMKAPNYIGFTISLCWLLYMLVNIIYPVFVTGNWRNDTIIKRKDLGYCSAKYHDRSADSLYAALLSFPDALCLGLMLWASGSMVSILYRHKQRVQHIHRTSLSPRSSPESRATQTILLLVSTFVSFYTLSSILQVCIALFDNPGLLLLQIDAVFSLCFPTVSPFVLMGRDSSLSGVSFSCRRNKNSPNSIRHM